The proteins below come from a single Triticum aestivum cultivar Chinese Spring chromosome 5D, IWGSC CS RefSeq v2.1, whole genome shotgun sequence genomic window:
- the LOC123120086 gene encoding CBS domain-containing protein CBSCBSPB3 gives MSSTAAAAPPARRTRSRPPSASSRRSDDPSSAANGNGKTSPKLASPKHLPGERTVKKLRLSKALTIPEGTTVYDASRRMAARRVDAVLLTDAQGLLSGIVTDKDISTRVIAEGLRVEQTIMSKIMTRNPTYVTADSLAIEALQKMVQGKFRHLPVVENGEVMAMLDIAKCLYDAIARLEKAAEQGSAIAAAVEGVERQLGGNFTAPYAFIETLRERMFKPSLSTIVTEGTKVAIVSPSDPVYVATQKMREFRVNSVIVTTGNTVQGIFTSKDVLMRVVSQNLSPELTLVEKVMTANPDCATLDTTILDALHIMHDGKFLHIPVLDREGQIAACLDVLQLTHAAIQLVEGGNGTANDMANSVMQRFWDSALALEPPDDELDSRSEASLLMASEAGDGRSSIYPPIIGNSFPFKLQDRKGRVHRFTCGSESLNELVSSVRQRLSIIDEKDIIQILYEDDEGDRVLLTTDTDLAGAVLHAKSSGLKVLKLHIVDESNPNTEVVKPLQELAPHSRNGASSVKIGLMAGAVALSGAAVMVYLKRSRV, from the exons ATGAGCTCCACGGCTGCTGCGGCGCCACCAGCCAGGCGCACGCGCAGCCGGCCGCCGTCTGCCTCGTCCCGCAGGTCTGATGACCCCTCCTCCGCCGCCAACGGAAATGGGAAGACCTCCCCGAAGCTCGCTTCTCCCAAACATCTTCC GGGGGAGAGGACGGTGAAGAAGCTAAGGCTGTCCAAGGCGCTGACGATACCTGAGGGCACGACGGTCTACGACGCGTCCCGGCGGATGGCGGCGAGGCGGGTCGACGCGGTGCTGCTCACCGATGCCCAAGGCCTCCTATCTGGCATAGTCACCGATAAG GATATATCCACACGAGTGATTGCAGAGGGGCTGCGGGTGGAGCAAACCATCATGTCCAAGATCATGACACGGAATCCTACTTATGTCACTGCTGACTCACTTGCAATTGAGGCATTGCAAAAGATGGTTCAAG GTAAATTTAGACACCTCCCAGTTGTGGAAAATGGTGAGGTTATGGCTATGCTAGACATTGCAAAATGCCTTTATGATGCTATAGCAAGATTGGAAAAGGCAGCTGAACAAGGGAGTGCTATAGCAGCTGCAGTAGAGGGGGTTGAGCGTCAACTGGGAGGCAACTTTACAG CTCCTTATGCTTTCATAGAAACTCTAAGAGAGCGGATGTTCAAACCTTCTCTGTCAACCATTGTCACGGAGGGCACAAA GGTAGCAATTGTTTCCCCTTCAGATCCTGTGTATGTGGCGACACAGAAAATGCGTGAGTTTCGAGTTAATTCAGTGATTGTCACTACAGGGAACACAGTGCAGGGGATCTTTAC CTCAAAAGATGTTCTTATGCGTGTTGTGTCACAGAATCTTTCCCCAGAATTGACCTTAGTAGAAAAG GTGATGACTGCAAACCCTGATTGTGCTACGTTAGACACGACAATTCTTGATGCGCTACATATAATGCATGATGGCAAATTCTTGCACATTCCTGTTCTGGACAGAG AGGGCCAAATTGCTGCTTGCCTCGATGTCCTGCAACTTACCCATGCAGCCATTCAATTG GTTGAAGGGGGCAATGGGACTGCTAATGACATGGCAAACTCAGTAATGCAGAGGTTCTGGGACTCTGCGCTTGCTTTAGAACCTCCAGATGACGAACTTGATAGCCGTAG CGAAGCATCCTTACTTATGGCGTCAGAAGCCGGGGATGGGCGGAGTAGTATATATCCCCCTATCATTGGTAATTCGTTTCCCTTTAAGCTTCAAGACCGGAAGGGACGCGTGCATAGATTCACCTGTG GCTCAGAGAGCTTAAACGAGCTTGTGTCCTCTGTAAGGCAAAGATTGAGTATTATTGATGAAAAGGACATCATTCAAATCTTG TACGAAGATGATGAGGGTGACCGGGTGCTGCTGACAACGGATACTGATCTTGCTGGCGCCGTGCTCCATGCCAAATCATCCGGTTTGAAG GTTCTCAAGTTGCATATCGTGGACGAGTCTAATCCAAACACAGAGGTGGTAAAACCATTACAGGAGCTAGCACCTCACAGCAGGAATGGTGCGTCTTCTGTTAAAATCGGGCTCATGGCTGGTGCAGTTGCTCTCAGTGGCGCGGCAGTCATGGTGTACTTGAAACGATCCAGGGTGTGA